The following proteins are encoded in a genomic region of Tachysurus fulvidraco isolate hzauxx_2018 chromosome 22, HZAU_PFXX_2.0, whole genome shotgun sequence:
- the riok1 gene encoding serine/threonine-protein kinase RIO1, with protein MSQIVLGQFDDAEESGSDTELSCIKEKERSLENNLSGVTLQANDENKDDYEDDYDDDDDDDDDDDDWDWKNSPGGNFTKRYAAMRTGNNQQANRQNTQKSEKLSTPSDKVLMKFEHKINLDKLNYADSVINKVTAIQRQREADMYRVKDKSDRATVEQVLDPRTRMILFKMLSRGVISGINGCISTGKEANVYHASTAKGESRAIKIYKTSILLFKDRDKYVSGEFRFRHGYCKGNPRKMVRTWAEKEMRNLIRLQTAGIPCPEPIMLRSHVLVMGFIGKDGMPAPLLKNAALSASKACELYLQIIQNMRVMYQEARLVHADLSEFNILYHDGDAFIIDVSQSVEHDHPHALEFLRKDCSNVNDFFQKHSVAVMTVRELFEFVTDPSITTNNINQYLEKAMEIASNRPAEDRSNQDSVDDEVFKKAYIPRTLNEVSHYERDVDAMTKEQENKQNDNVLYQTVTGMKRDLSGVQTVPSLLEGCVEDISSSSDEDEELDDEDEHESEEDDTQEHSDQNQAQALDKKERKKLVKEAQREKRKSKVPKHVKKRKEKVAKMKKGR; from the exons ATGTCTCAGATTGTCCTGGGACAGTTTGACGACGCAGAGGAATCGGGCAG TGACACAGAGTTGAGCTGCATTAAAGAGAAAGAGCGATCACTAGAGAACAATCTCAGCGGAGTGACATTGCAGGCAAATGATGAGAACAAGGATGATTATGAAGacgattatgatgatgatgatgatgatgatgatgacgacgacgattGGGACTGGAAAAATTCACCCGGAGGAAACTTTACTAAACGCTACGCTGCGATGCGGACGGGAAACAATCAGCAG GCAAACCGACAAAACACCCAAAAGTCAGAAAAGCTCTCGACACCTTCAGACAAGGTGCTGATGAAGTTTGAACACAAGATAAACCTGG ACAAACTAAACTACGCAGATTCGGTCATCAACAAAGTCACCGCGATACAACGACAGAGAGAAGCCGACAT GTATCGAGTTAAAGACAAGTCTGATAGAGCGACGGTGGAACAG GTTTTGGACCCCAGGACTCGAATGATACTCTTCAAAATGCTAAGCAGAGGCGTCATTTCAGGGATTAACGGCTGCATCAGTACAGGAAAAGAG GCCAATGTCTACCATGCGAGCACAGCTAAAGGAGAAAGCCGTGCTATTAAGATCTACAAGACCTCCATTCTGCTGTTTAAGGACAGGGATAAATACGTCAGTGGGGAGTTCAG GTTTCGGCACGGTTACTGTAAAGGCAACCCGAGGAAGATGGTACGGACGTGGGCCGAGAAGGAGATGAGGAACCTGATCAG ACTACAGACAGCAGGGATTCCCTGTCCTGAGCCCATCATGCTTCGGAGCCATGTCTTGGTCATGGGCTTTATTGGAAAAGATGGCAT GCCTGCACCTTTACTGAAGAACGCTGCACTGTCCGCATCCAAAGCGTGTGAGCTTTACCTGCAGATCATCCAGAACATGAGGGTGATGTATCAGGAGGCTCGGCTCGTGCACGCAGATCTCAGCGAGTTTAACATTCT GTACCACGACGGAGATGCGTTCATTATCGATGTCTCTCAATCGGTGGAGCACGATCATCCACATGCTCTGGAGTTTCTCCGCAAAGACTGCAGCAATGTGAACG ACTTTTTCCAAAAACACAGTGTAGCTGTGATGACGGTTCGGGAGCTGTTTGAGTTTGTCACAGACCCGTCCATCACCACCAACAACATCAACCAGTACCTGGAGAAG GCGATGGAGATCGCATCAAACAGACCCGCAGAGGACAGATCCAACCAAGACAGCGTGGACGATGAA GTGTTTAAGAAGGCCTATATTCCTCGAACCCTGAACGAAGTGAGTCATTACGAACGAGACGTGGACGCCATGACGAAGGAGCAGGAGAACAAACAGAATGATAAC GTCCTGTACCAGACAGTTACGGGCATGAAAAGGGATCTTTCGGGCGTGCAGACG GTTCCTTCCTTACTCGAGGGTTGTGTGGAAGACATTAGCTCCAGCAGCGATGAAGATGAAGAGTTGGACGACGAAGATGAGCACGAATCTGAAGAAGAcgacacacaggaacacagcgACCAGAACCAGGCGCAAGCGCTGGATAAAaaa gaaagaaaaaagttggTAAAAGAAGCTCAGAGGGAAAAACGGAAAAGTAAAGTACCAAAACATGTGAAGAAGCGCAAGGAGAAAGTGGCCAAGATGAAGAAAGGAAGATAG
- the nebl gene encoding nebulette, whose protein sequence is MNPHCARCGKIVYATEKVNCLDKYWHKGCFHCEVCKMTLNMNNYKGYEKKPYCNSHYPKQTFTIVADTPENLRLRQQTELQSQVKYRKDFEESKGRGLRFLVDTPEVQRLKTAQEQISNVKYHKDFDMPGSHAVTQGIRGTYLVRAQTRPEHQTHQGSYATHRGVNHYTMEMDRRPGVIVAPVLPGAYYPSGYNQGHSYMHQTSMHSLRSMQLQSHPAAMSVYRALYDYTAQDCDEVSFRDGDLIHNVHPIDDGWMFGTVQRTGRSGMLPANYVEGIR, encoded by the exons ATGAATCCTCATTGCGCGCGCTGCGGGAAAATTGTCTACGCCACTGAGAAAGTGAACTGTCTGGACAAG tACTGGCACAAAGGATGCTTCCACTGTGAGGTGTGCAAAATGACCCTGAACATGAACAACTACAAAGGATACGAGAAGAAACCTTACTGCAATTC GCACTACCCAAAGCAGACGTTCACGATTGTAGCAGATACACCGGAGAACCTGAGGCTGAGGCAGCAGACTGAGCTGCAGAGTCAG GTGAAGTACAGGAAGGATTTTGAAGAGAGCAAGGGCCGTGGGCTCCGATTTCTTGTAGATACACCCGAAGTGCAGAGACTGAAGACAGCCCAGGAGCAGATTAGTAAC GTTAAATATCATAAGGATTTTGACATGCCAGGGTCACACGCTGTCACTCAGGGCATCAGAGGAACTTATCTGGTGCGAGCGCAGACGAGACCCgagcatcagacacatcagGGGAGCTACGCCACACACAGAGGTGTGAATCATTACACCATGGAAATGGATAGGAGGCCAGGAGTCATTGTGG CGCCTGTGCTTCCCGGAGCTTATTACCCCAGCGGATATAATCAGGGTCACAGCTACATGCATCAGACCAGCATGCACTCCCTCCGGTCCATGCAGCTGCAGTCGCATCCAGCAGCCATG AGTGTGTACAGGGCTTTGTACGACTACACGGCTCAGGATTGTGATGAGGTGTCGTTCCGGGACGGCGATCTGATCCACAACGTGCACCCCATTGATGATGGTTGGATGTTTGGTACGGTGCAGAGGACGGGCCGCTCGGGCATGCTGCCCGCTAACTACGTGGAAGGCATCCGCTAA